One Halalkalicoccus tibetensis genomic region harbors:
- a CDS encoding V-type ATP synthase subunit D: protein MAKDVKPTRKNLMAIEDRIDLSERGHDTLEKKRDGLIMEFMDILDQAQDVRSDLDQDYERAQRTLDMARAMEGDVAIRGAAEALKEHPEITLQSKNIMGVVVPQIESTRVKKGLDQRGYGVLGSSARIDEAADAYEELLETIILVAEVETAMKKMLDEIETTKRRVNALEFTLLPTLYDNQEFIEQKLEEQEREEIFRMKKIKDKKEREEEEEDEPDVTEGAPIPADD from the coding sequence ATGGCCAAGGACGTCAAACCGACTCGGAAGAACCTGATGGCGATCGAGGATCGCATCGACCTCTCCGAGCGCGGCCACGACACCTTAGAGAAGAAGCGCGACGGGCTGATCATGGAGTTCATGGACATCCTCGATCAGGCCCAGGACGTCCGTTCGGACCTCGATCAGGACTACGAGCGCGCCCAGCGCACCCTCGACATGGCCCGCGCGATGGAGGGCGACGTCGCGATCCGCGGCGCGGCCGAAGCGCTCAAGGAACACCCCGAGATCACGCTCCAGTCGAAGAACATCATGGGCGTGGTCGTTCCACAGATCGAGTCCACGCGAGTCAAGAAGGGCCTCGACCAGCGGGGCTACGGCGTGCTCGGCTCCTCGGCGCGAATCGACGAGGCCGCCGACGCCTACGAGGAGCTGCTCGAGACGATCATCCTCGTCGCGGAGGTCGAGACGGCGATGAAGAAGATGCTCGACGAGATCGAGACGACCAAACGCCGCGTCAACGCCCTGGAGTTCACCCTGCTGCCCACGCTCTACGATAACCAGGAGTTCATCGAGCAGAAGCTCGAGGAGCAGGAGCGCGAGGAGATCTTCCGCATGAAGAAGATCAAGGACAAGAAGGAACGCGAGGAAGAGGAGGAGGACGAGCCCGACGTCACCGAGGGCGCGCCGATCCCCGCCGACGACTGA
- a CDS encoding DUF6276 family protein has product MSCPTCGGEPLFVPAPELGAYLPGEPRVVAVCRTCLTVTPTEADATDDPESVAELSNALPDDPDAALAMALVVTLCESLALYRAELEELVTRVERAGTDPLLALDYLADDPDLAIALDVERRRPQLVQLLE; this is encoded by the coding sequence ATGTCCTGTCCGACCTGCGGCGGCGAGCCCCTGTTCGTTCCGGCCCCGGAGCTCGGCGCGTATCTCCCCGGCGAGCCCCGGGTCGTCGCCGTCTGTCGGACCTGTCTCACCGTTACGCCGACCGAAGCCGACGCGACCGACGACCCCGAATCGGTCGCGGAGCTCTCGAACGCGCTTCCCGACGACCCCGACGCCGCGCTCGCGATGGCGCTCGTGGTGACGCTCTGTGAGTCGCTCGCGCTCTACCGGGCCGAGCTCGAGGAGCTCGTGACCCGCGTCGAGCGCGCGGGGACCGACCCGCTTCTGGCGCTCGACTACCTAGCCGACGATCCCGATCTGGCGATCGCGCTCGACGTCGAGCGCCGCCGGCCGCAGCTGGTCCAGCTGCTCGAATAG
- the prf1 gene encoding peptide chain release factor aRF-1: MSGQDIEESDRKKYEFRRVIEELNDFEGSGTQLVTIYVPEDRQISDVAAHVTQEHSEASNIKSKQTRTNVQDALTSIKDRLKYYGNFPPENGMVLFSGAVDSGGGQTEMITRVLESPPQPVESFRYHCDSDFLTEPLEHMLADQGLYGLVVLDRREANVGWLRGKRVEPVKSASSLVPGKQRKGGQSAQRFARLRLEAIDNFYQEVAGMANDLFVPERHDLEGILVGGPSPTKDEFLDGDYLHHELQDQVLGKFDVSYTDESGLYDLVDAAEEALADAEVMKDKNQMEEFFKQLHDGGLATYGFEPTRRNLVMGSVDRLLISEDLRKDVVVYDCGDVEEYEVVDQRNSTPEHTCEDGSEAEVVEREDVIEHLIAIAEQRGTEPKFISTDFEKGEQLHDAFGGIAGILRYETGV, encoded by the coding sequence ATGAGTGGTCAGGACATCGAGGAGTCCGACAGGAAGAAATACGAGTTCAGGCGGGTCATCGAGGAGCTCAACGACTTCGAGGGGTCGGGCACCCAGCTGGTGACGATCTACGTTCCCGAGGACAGACAGATCTCCGACGTGGCCGCCCACGTCACCCAGGAGCACAGCGAGGCGTCGAACATCAAGTCAAAGCAGACCCGAACGAACGTCCAGGACGCCCTGACGAGCATCAAGGACCGCCTGAAGTACTACGGCAACTTCCCGCCGGAGAACGGGATGGTGCTGTTCTCGGGCGCGGTCGACTCGGGCGGCGGCCAGACCGAGATGATCACCCGGGTGCTCGAGAGCCCGCCCCAGCCCGTCGAGTCCTTCCGCTATCACTGCGATTCGGACTTCCTGACCGAACCCCTCGAACACATGCTCGCCGACCAGGGCCTGTACGGCCTGGTCGTCCTCGACCGCCGGGAGGCCAACGTCGGCTGGCTCCGGGGCAAGCGCGTCGAACCCGTCAAGAGCGCCTCCTCGCTCGTACCCGGCAAGCAGCGAAAGGGTGGCCAGTCCGCACAGCGCTTCGCCCGGCTCCGCCTCGAGGCCATCGACAACTTCTACCAGGAGGTCGCGGGGATGGCCAACGACCTGTTCGTCCCCGAGCGCCACGACCTCGAGGGTATCCTCGTCGGCGGCCCCTCGCCGACGAAGGACGAGTTCCTCGACGGCGACTACCTCCACCACGAGCTCCAGGACCAGGTGCTGGGCAAGTTCGACGTCTCCTACACCGACGAGTCGGGGCTCTACGACCTGGTCGACGCCGCCGAGGAGGCGCTGGCGGACGCCGAGGTGATGAAGGACAAGAACCAGATGGAGGAGTTCTTCAAACAGCTCCACGACGGCGGGCTCGCGACCTACGGCTTCGAGCCCACCCGCCGGAACCTCGTGATGGGGTCGGTCGACCGGCTGCTGATCAGCGAGGACCTCCGCAAGGACGTCGTCGTCTACGACTGTGGCGACGTCGAGGAGTACGAGGTCGTCGACCAGCGCAACTCGACGCCCGAACACACCTGCGAGGACGGTTCCGAGGCGGAGGTCGTAGAGCGCGAGGACGTGATCGAGCACCTGATCGCGATCGCCGAACAGCGCGGGACCGAGCCCAAGTTCATCTCGACGGACTTCGAGAAGGGCGAGCAGCTCCACGACGCCTTCGGCGGGATCGCGGGCATCCTGCGCTACGAGACCGGCGTCTGA
- the argS gene encoding arginine--tRNA ligase: protein MFLALRADAEDALSEALSALSLPTAELAIEEPPEDVEAVLASSVAFRLAGEAEKAPGAVAADLVDAIEVEGYELLAGATQQGPYVNFHASDAYYGGTLEAAREDGYGRLEPTGREVVVEHTSANPTGPVHVGRARNPIIGDAIARLLDFAGNDVDRHYYVNDAGRQMAVFTWAYETFDEDDLPEPEREKSDYELVRYYRKGNRVLEEGSEEEVEAAEAEIQSIMQGLEEGDEEAYERVGSVVDRVLGGMRESLARLPAEFDEFVKETRFIRDGSTDDLVERLKALDEAVYEEEAWQLDLPDFEKNLVFLRSDGTSLYTTRDLAHHEWKFDNYDRAVTVLGEDHKLQAQQLAAALDLLGNDTDRLDSVFYSYVNLPEGKMSTRAGTGIDLDDLLDEAVARAREEVETRMDDRIRDDDLDEDDVERIARQVGIGAVRYDIVSKQPSKAITFEWDRALNFEAQSAPYVQYVHARTCGILSEADREPGAVDPALLESEEERDLIEVIARFPAVVESAAGDRQPHQVATYTREFAETFNAFYRECQVLTDDEALTEARLALVAAARHTIANALWVLGVEAPESM from the coding sequence ATGTTCCTCGCGCTTCGTGCGGACGCCGAAGACGCGCTTTCGGAGGCGCTCTCGGCGCTCTCGCTTCCGACGGCCGAGCTCGCGATCGAAGAGCCCCCCGAAGACGTCGAGGCGGTGCTGGCCTCGAGCGTCGCCTTCCGGCTGGCTGGCGAGGCCGAAAAGGCCCCTGGGGCGGTCGCCGCCGACCTCGTCGACGCGATCGAGGTCGAGGGCTACGAGCTGCTCGCCGGCGCGACCCAGCAGGGCCCGTACGTCAACTTCCACGCGAGCGACGCCTACTACGGGGGGACCCTCGAGGCCGCCCGCGAGGACGGTTATGGCCGGCTTGAACCCACCGGGCGGGAGGTCGTCGTCGAGCACACCAGCGCCAATCCGACGGGGCCGGTCCACGTCGGCCGGGCGCGAAACCCGATCATCGGCGACGCGATCGCCCGCCTGCTCGACTTCGCGGGCAACGACGTCGACCGCCACTACTACGTCAACGACGCCGGCCGGCAGATGGCGGTGTTCACCTGGGCCTACGAGACGTTCGACGAGGACGACCTGCCCGAGCCCGAACGCGAGAAGAGCGACTACGAGCTGGTGCGCTACTACCGGAAGGGCAACCGGGTGCTGGAGGAAGGATCGGAGGAGGAGGTCGAGGCCGCGGAGGCCGAGATCCAGTCGATCATGCAGGGCCTCGAGGAGGGCGACGAGGAGGCCTACGAGCGCGTCGGCAGCGTCGTCGATAGGGTGCTGGGCGGGATGCGCGAGTCCCTCGCTCGCCTGCCAGCCGAGTTCGACGAGTTCGTCAAGGAGACCCGCTTCATCCGGGACGGCAGCACCGACGACCTGGTCGAGCGGCTCAAGGCCCTCGACGAAGCCGTCTACGAGGAGGAGGCCTGGCAGCTCGACCTGCCCGACTTCGAGAAGAACCTCGTCTTCCTGCGCTCGGACGGCACCTCGCTCTACACGACCCGCGACCTGGCCCACCACGAGTGGAAGTTCGATAACTACGACCGCGCCGTCACCGTCCTCGGCGAGGACCACAAGCTCCAGGCCCAGCAGCTCGCGGCGGCGCTCGACCTGCTGGGCAACGACACCGACCGGCTGGATTCGGTCTTTTACTCCTACGTCAACCTCCCCGAAGGGAAGATGAGCACGCGCGCGGGGACGGGGATCGACCTCGACGACCTGCTCGACGAGGCGGTCGCGCGCGCACGAGAGGAGGTCGAGACCCGCATGGACGACCGGATCCGCGACGACGACCTGGACGAGGACGACGTCGAGCGGATCGCCCGCCAGGTCGGGATCGGCGCCGTCCGCTACGACATCGTCTCGAAACAGCCCTCGAAGGCGATCACCTTCGAGTGGGATCGCGCGCTGAACTTCGAGGCCCAGTCGGCGCCCTACGTCCAGTACGTCCACGCACGCACGTGTGGGATCCTCAGCGAGGCCGATCGCGAGCCCGGTGCGGTCGATCCCGCGCTGCTCGAGAGCGAGGAGGAACGCGACCTGATCGAGGTGATCGCCCGGTTCCCTGCCGTGGTCGAGTCCGCCGCCGGCGACCGCCAGCCCCACCAGGTCGCCACCTACACCCGCGAGTTCGCCGAGACGTTCAACGCCTTCTACCGGGAGTGCCAGGTGCTCACCGACGACGAGGCGTTGACCGAGGCTCGCCTCGCGCTCGTGGCGGCCGCCCGCCACACGATCGCGAACGCGCTGTGGGTGCTCGGGGTCGAGGCACCCGAGTCGATGTGA
- a CDS encoding HTH domain-containing protein: MSQPNTRPELTVYLRSSTPFPARERQEEVIERAERLADDELIADLRVRHWEARVAVRNGDDAEAVATFEALKERAGEMGHSIEPFFQEHERGEIREIVFPVICIAVHVEEELRRVFPCRDEEDAYSVWDCLTALETDGDLADLDD; encoded by the coding sequence ATGAGCCAACCGAATACGCGACCCGAGCTGACCGTCTACCTCCGGTCGTCGACGCCGTTTCCGGCCCGCGAGCGCCAGGAGGAGGTGATCGAACGGGCCGAGCGCCTGGCCGACGACGAGCTGATCGCCGACCTGCGCGTTCGACACTGGGAGGCCCGGGTCGCCGTCCGGAACGGCGACGACGCCGAGGCGGTGGCCACCTTCGAGGCACTCAAAGAACGGGCCGGGGAGATGGGACACTCCATCGAACCGTTCTTCCAGGAGCACGAGCGGGGCGAGATCCGCGAGATCGTCTTCCCGGTCATCTGTATCGCCGTCCACGTCGAAGAGGAGCTCCGGCGAGTGTTCCCCTGCCGGGACGAGGAGGACGCCTACAGCGTCTGGGACTGTCTGACGGCCCTCGAGACCGACGGCGACCTCGCGGACCTCGACGATTGA
- a CDS encoding MaoC family dehydratase, with protein MSGSSDEGETPVTEFVDSWSDASKHAVNSYVEANRAFLAGMGLSSPAGSERDPAPIPSLAHGLPDWTMERSVETREELGVGEYVEFTKPVTDADVHAFAQASGDTNRLHLDEGFASESRFGGRIVHGTLVAGLISAALARLPGLTIYLSENMEFKGPARIGAVLTARCEIVEDLGDEKYRLTARVTDADGNELIDGEAVVLIDEMPE; from the coding sequence ATGAGCGGGAGCTCCGACGAGGGGGAGACCCCCGTGACGGAGTTCGTCGACTCCTGGTCTGACGCCTCGAAGCACGCCGTCAACAGCTACGTCGAGGCTAACCGGGCGTTCCTCGCCGGAATGGGGCTCTCCTCGCCGGCCGGAAGCGAGCGAGATCCGGCGCCGATCCCCTCGCTGGCGCACGGCCTTCCCGACTGGACGATGGAGCGCTCGGTCGAGACCCGCGAGGAGCTCGGTGTCGGCGAGTACGTCGAGTTCACCAAGCCGGTGACCGACGCGGACGTCCACGCCTTCGCGCAAGCGAGCGGCGACACCAACCGGCTGCATCTCGACGAGGGGTTCGCCAGCGAGTCGCGCTTCGGCGGGCGGATCGTCCACGGAACCCTGGTCGCCGGGCTGATCAGCGCCGCCCTCGCGCGCCTCCCGGGACTGACGATCTACCTCTCGGAGAACATGGAGTTCAAGGGGCCCGCACGGATCGGCGCCGTGCTGACCGCGCGCTGTGAGATCGTCGAGGACCTCGGGGACGAGAAGTACCGCCTGACCGCGCGGGTGACCGACGCCGACGGCAACGAGCTGATCGACGGCGAGGCGGTCGTCCTCATCGACGAGATGCCCGAGTAG
- the twy1 gene encoding 4-demethylwyosine synthase TYW1 yields the protein MSGPKQVSSPDYHSENHTAAQTCGWTANALRGEGKCYKYAFYGIESHRCIQMTPVVKCNERCVFCWRDHRGHAYELGDVEWDDPEAVVDASLRLQKKLLSGFGGNDEVPREVFEEAMEPRHVAISLDGEPTLYPYLPELIDAFSDRGITTFLVSNGTDPEMLSRCDPTQLYVSVDAAERATFDDVVRAVEDDAWERLIDTLDVLAEKDETRTVLRTTLVGGENMRDPDWYAALYDRADPDFVELKAYMHVGHSQGRLDRSAMPDHEDVVAFAEDVREHMPEHDYINDVPASRVALLSRDEDTWVPKLRKDSEFWEDDPLAAD from the coding sequence ATGAGCGGGCCCAAGCAGGTGTCCTCGCCGGACTACCACAGCGAGAACCACACCGCCGCCCAGACCTGCGGGTGGACCGCGAACGCGCTGCGGGGCGAGGGCAAGTGCTACAAGTACGCCTTCTACGGGATCGAGTCCCACCGCTGCATCCAGATGACGCCCGTCGTCAAATGCAACGAGCGCTGTGTCTTCTGCTGGCGCGATCACCGGGGCCACGCCTACGAACTGGGCGACGTGGAGTGGGACGATCCCGAGGCCGTCGTCGACGCGAGCCTCCGCCTCCAGAAGAAGCTGCTCTCGGGGTTCGGCGGCAACGACGAGGTCCCGCGCGAGGTCTTCGAGGAGGCGATGGAACCGCGCCACGTCGCGATCAGCCTCGACGGCGAGCCCACCCTCTACCCCTATCTCCCCGAACTCATCGACGCCTTCAGTGATCGAGGAATCACCACCTTCCTCGTTTCCAACGGAACGGATCCCGAGATGCTCTCGCGGTGTGACCCCACGCAGCTCTACGTCAGCGTCGACGCCGCCGAGCGCGCGACTTTCGACGACGTCGTGCGCGCGGTCGAGGACGACGCCTGGGAACGCCTGATCGACACGCTCGACGTACTGGCGGAGAAGGACGAGACACGAACCGTGCTTCGCACCACGCTCGTCGGCGGCGAGAACATGCGCGACCCCGACTGGTACGCCGCCCTCTACGACCGCGCGGACCCCGATTTCGTCGAGCTCAAGGCCTACATGCACGTCGGCCACTCACAGGGCCGTCTCGACCGAAGCGCGATGCCCGACCACGAGGACGTCGTTGCGTTCGCCGAAGACGTGAGAGAACATATGCCCGAACACGACTACATCAACGACGTGCCGGCCTCGCGGGTCGCGCTCCTCTCGCGCGACGAGGACACCTGGGTGCCGAAGCTCAGGAAGGACAGCGAGTTCTGGGAGGACGATCCGCTCGCGGCCGACTAG
- a CDS encoding DUF120 domain-containing protein produces the protein MSRTVTRDVGQDELAALRQLGLDGALSGETKISCSALADRLETSSQTASRRLQALEAADLIARETVTDGQWIAVTGEGERALRAEYDAYRRLFEERSSVDLEGFVTGGMGEGKHYISLPGYMAQFEEKLGYEPFPGTLNVDLTEESVRRRAALEALEPVHIDGWEDEDRTYGPCVCYPATILADGEYDGAHVIAPERTHHDEDQLEVIAPAKLRDELGLDDDDRITVRVEEK, from the coding sequence ATGTCACGGACCGTGACCCGAGACGTGGGTCAGGACGAGCTCGCCGCCCTCCGACAGTTGGGACTCGACGGCGCGCTCTCGGGGGAAACGAAGATCTCGTGTTCCGCGCTCGCGGACCGGCTCGAGACCTCGAGCCAGACCGCCTCGCGGCGCCTGCAGGCGCTCGAGGCGGCCGACCTGATTGCCCGCGAGACTGTCACGGACGGCCAGTGGATCGCCGTCACCGGCGAGGGCGAGCGCGCGCTGCGCGCGGAGTACGACGCCTACCGGCGGCTGTTCGAGGAGCGATCGAGCGTCGACCTCGAGGGGTTCGTCACCGGGGGGATGGGCGAGGGCAAACACTACATCTCGCTGCCGGGTTACATGGCCCAGTTCGAGGAAAAACTGGGCTACGAGCCGTTCCCCGGCACCCTGAACGTGGACCTGACCGAAGAGAGCGTGCGCCGGCGTGCCGCCCTGGAGGCGCTCGAGCCGGTCCACATCGACGGCTGGGAGGACGAGGATCGGACCTACGGCCCATGTGTCTGCTATCCGGCGACGATACTCGCCGACGGCGAGTACGACGGGGCCCACGTCATCGCGCCCGAACGGACCCACCACGACGAGGACCAACTGGAGGTGATCGCGCCCGCCAAACTACGCGATGAGCTCGGGCTGGACGACGACGACCGGATCACCGTCCGCGTGGAGGAGAAATGA
- the ribB gene encoding 3,4-dihydroxy-2-butanone-4-phosphate synthase gives MTQRQTRSAQRAIEAFREGSPVLIHDADDREGETDLIYPAGGVDPEDVARMRNDAGGLVCVALSSNVADALSLPFVQDVLDHPAANDHELAYDDRSSFSLTVNHRDTRTGITDADRALTITALAEAAADPDPEAFAETFRAPGHVHLLRAAEGLLEEREGHTEFGVALADAADLPPAVVVCEMLDDHTGEALSPDDARAYAERHDLPYLEGRELFAGLDR, from the coding sequence ATGACCCAGCGACAGACGCGTTCGGCCCAGCGGGCCATCGAGGCGTTCCGCGAGGGCTCCCCGGTGTTGATCCACGACGCCGACGACCGCGAGGGCGAGACCGACCTGATCTACCCCGCCGGCGGGGTCGATCCCGAGGACGTCGCGCGGATGCGAAACGACGCCGGCGGGCTGGTCTGTGTCGCGCTTTCGTCGAACGTGGCCGACGCCCTTTCGCTCCCGTTCGTCCAGGACGTCCTCGACCACCCGGCGGCGAACGACCACGAGCTGGCCTACGACGACCGCTCGTCGTTCTCGTTGACCGTCAACCATCGCGATACCCGAACGGGGATCACCGACGCCGACCGCGCGCTGACGATCACCGCGCTCGCGGAGGCCGCCGCGGACCCCGATCCCGAGGCGTTCGCCGAGACCTTTCGGGCGCCGGGCCACGTCCACCTGCTTCGGGCCGCCGAGGGCCTCCTCGAGGAGCGCGAGGGCCACACGGAGTTCGGCGTCGCGCTCGCCGACGCGGCGGACCTGCCGCCCGCGGTCGTGGTCTGCGAGATGCTCGACGACCACACGGGAGAGGCGCTCTCGCCGGACGACGCGCGGGCCTACGCCGAGCGCCACGACCTCCCCTATCTCGAGGGTCGGGAGCTGTTCGCCGGCCTCGACCGATAG
- a CDS encoding branched-chain amino acid transaminase produces the protein MGFDDMDVDTIWMDGEFVDWEDAQIHVLSHGLHYGTGVFEGIRCYDTEEGPAIFRWDEHAERLYDSGQPYGLEIDHEPEELEEATKELIRRQEMESCYIRPIAFYGYDSLGVSPGDCPTRVAIAAWPWGAYLGEDALEKGVDVKVSSWRKHASSQIPTNAKTTGLYVNSLLAGEEARSHGYVEALVLNKEGNVAEGPGENLFLVRDGELYTPGLSEGILDGITRNSVITIARDLGYTVHDQASISRGELHTADELFFTGTAAEVTPIKKVDNVTVGERGPVTEEIQTRFFDVIERRTDNYDDWFSYV, from the coding sequence ATGGGATTCGACGACATGGACGTCGATACGATCTGGATGGACGGCGAGTTCGTCGACTGGGAGGACGCACAGATCCACGTCCTCAGCCACGGGCTGCACTACGGCACCGGCGTCTTCGAGGGGATCCGCTGTTACGACACCGAGGAGGGCCCCGCGATCTTCCGCTGGGACGAACACGCCGAACGCCTCTACGACTCGGGCCAGCCCTACGGCCTCGAGATCGACCACGAGCCCGAGGAACTCGAGGAGGCGACCAAGGAGCTGATCCGCCGCCAGGAGATGGAGTCGTGTTACATCCGCCCGATCGCCTTCTACGGCTACGACAGCCTGGGCGTGAGCCCCGGGGACTGCCCGACCCGGGTGGCGATCGCCGCCTGGCCCTGGGGCGCGTATCTCGGCGAGGACGCTCTCGAAAAGGGCGTCGACGTGAAGGTCTCCTCGTGGCGCAAACACGCCTCCAGCCAGATCCCGACGAACGCGAAGACGACGGGCCTGTACGTCAACAGCCTGCTCGCGGGCGAGGAGGCCCGGAGCCACGGTTACGTCGAGGCACTCGTGTTGAACAAGGAGGGAAACGTCGCCGAAGGCCCCGGCGAGAACCTCTTTCTGGTCCGCGACGGCGAGCTCTACACCCCCGGGCTCTCGGAGGGTATTCTGGACGGCATCACCAGAAACAGCGTGATCACCATCGCCCGCGATCTGGGCTATACGGTCCACGACCAGGCGTCGATCAGCCGCGGGGAGCTGCACACCGCCGACGAGCTGTTCTTCACCGGCACCGCCGCGGAGGTCACCCCGATCAAGAAGGTCGACAACGTCACCGTCGGCGAGCGGGGTCCCGTCACCGAGGAGATCCAGACCCGCTTTTTCGACGTGATCGAGCGGCGCACCGACAACTACGACGACTGGTTCAGCTACGTCTGA
- a CDS encoding TIGR03668 family PPOX class F420-dependent oxidoreductase, which produces MVLSDRERAYVERARVARLATADDRGRPQVVPVCFALVDGAVVSAVDEKPAEAGEQLRRVRDVESNPFVSLVVDHYREDWDRLGWVQLRGWATVLKPGADGREAAIGALRGKYEQYEDHALEERPLVWIEPGHAVSWGDLR; this is translated from the coding sequence ATGGTTCTCTCGGATCGGGAGCGGGCGTACGTCGAACGCGCGCGGGTGGCCCGCCTGGCGACCGCCGACGACCGCGGTCGTCCACAGGTCGTCCCCGTCTGTTTCGCGCTGGTCGACGGGGCCGTCGTCTCGGCGGTCGACGAGAAGCCCGCGGAGGCGGGCGAGCAGCTCAGACGGGTACGGGACGTCGAATCCAACCCCTTCGTCTCGCTGGTGGTCGATCACTACCGCGAGGACTGGGACCGCCTCGGCTGGGTCCAGCTCCGCGGGTGGGCGACGGTCCTGAAGCCCGGCGCCGACGGTCGGGAGGCGGCGATCGGGGCGCTGCGCGGGAAGTACGAGCAGTACGAGGACCACGCGCTGGAGGAGCGGCCGCTGGTGTGGATCGAACCGGGTCACGCGGTCTCGTGGGGCGACCTCCGGTAG
- the tatC gene encoding twin-arginine translocase subunit TatC, whose translation MGEHRASDERVATDGGTSTAAATADDAETDVGGISAPTEDQEMPLADHIEEMIKRLAIVIVIAGSVSIVVFPLADQAITFLWYSVLPEGEIAQPRVYGPLEFIFARIKVASLAGLIVALPVMVYQTYRFMRPGLYRNERKYYLAAVPTSLVLAVVGVLFAYFVVLPAIFTYFLTYSQDAGAIAFGLGDTFGLMLILIAYLAIVFQIPLIIMLAIMMGITTRDWLADKRLYFWGAFLGLAFISSPDPTGMAPIIIALTMAGLFEGTLLVLKWVGR comes from the coding sequence ATGGGCGAGCATCGCGCGAGCGACGAGCGGGTCGCCACGGACGGCGGAACGTCCACGGCGGCTGCCACGGCCGACGATGCCGAAACCGACGTCGGCGGCATCTCCGCGCCCACCGAGGATCAGGAGATGCCCCTCGCCGATCACATCGAGGAGATGATAAAACGGCTGGCGATCGTCATCGTCATCGCCGGCTCGGTCAGCATCGTCGTCTTCCCGCTTGCCGATCAGGCGATCACCTTCCTCTGGTACTCCGTGCTGCCGGAGGGCGAGATCGCCCAACCTCGCGTCTACGGTCCCCTCGAGTTCATCTTCGCGCGCATCAAGGTCGCCAGTCTCGCGGGGTTGATCGTCGCCTTACCCGTGATGGTCTATCAGACCTACCGGTTCATGCGCCCCGGCCTCTACCGCAACGAACGGAAGTACTACCTCGCGGCCGTGCCGACCAGCCTCGTCCTCGCAGTGGTCGGCGTGCTGTTCGCGTACTTCGTCGTGCTGCCCGCGATCTTCACCTACTTCCTGACCTACTCGCAGGACGCCGGCGCGATCGCCTTCGGGCTGGGCGATACGTTCGGGCTGATGCTGATCCTGATCGCGTATCTCGCGATCGTCTTCCAGATCCCGCTGATCATCATGCTCGCGATCATGATGGGGATCACGACGCGGGACTGGCTCGCCGACAAGAGGCTCTACTTCTGGGGCGCGTTCCTCGGGCTCGCGTTCATCTCCAGTCCCGACCCGACCGGCATGGCGCCGATCATCATCGCGCTGACGATGGCCGGCCTCTTCGAGGGGACCCTGCTGGTCCTGAAGTGGGTCGGCCGGTAG